The sequence TTTTCGTAAAGTTCTATCATAAAGAGGGCGGTGGAGTTGTCCGCCACCTCCCACAGCGTCACGACCAGAGAGGGCGTCCCGGCGTATATGAATCCCCGGGAGAGCCCGATAAGCTCGTCCCCGCGCATGATCTGGGAGAGTCCCGTCTCGCAGGCCGAAAGTACCACGAGAGACGCATTCTTGAGGTTTAACCCGAACAGCTCGTTAACCATCAAAAGCCCGTCGTTTTCCCTGTCCCCGGTTAGATAGAGGGCGGAGGAGAGGGGACTTTCCCCCTTGAACTTCCCGTGACACGCAAGGTGGATGATCCGATAATCGGAGAACCTCTTCTTTCCGAGGGTCTCGGTGGCCCCGTTCCTTATATAGGCATCTACATCGGCCATCACCTCGTTTATCTCCCCCACCTCCCGCTCGGCAAATGGGAGCGGGTCGTATTTCGTCTTCGGGTTTCCGAGAGCCAGAACCTTGCCCTCCGGCTTCTTCCTCTTGTCGACGATGAACCTCAAGACGCTGGCGCTCGGATCGACTATCAGAGTGTATCTGTCGATCAGGTAATCCTTTCCGTCGTAGAGGGCGGAAAAGGGGAGGTAGTGAAGGGGGCCGTGGGGTATCACTATCAGCTTCTCCTCGTCGGCATCTTTAAGGACATCCGAGAGGATGAGATCGTACATCTTCTTCGACTTTATCTTAAAGTCTTCGAGGTCGAGACTATTCAGGGAGCTCTTGAACTCCTTCACTTTTTCAAGCGCCTCGTCCCTCGTTATCTTCACGGTCGTAACGGTGAAGTCGGACCTTGTAACGGAAAAGACGAACAGGTCGTATTCGGTGGTTGTATAAAACTCCAGGATCCGTGTCCCCTCCGGAATTAGTGCCTGAACTTCTTTCAGCGTCATCGGATTTACCGAGACCAGCGAGGCCAGCTCCGGGTTGCTTACCTTCATCTCATCGATAAGCTCGTTGTACTCCTTTTTGACCTCCGTTATCTTTCTGGTCTTTATTTTGTCCGTAAGTATCTCGCCCGATTCACCTTCCGGGACATTTTCGTCGGGGGAGCCATCGCCGTCTTCATCATACAGCCTTGCCAGCGTCTCCCTCAGGTTTTCCTCCCGCTTTATCAGCTCCCTGTCCGATTCCCCGCCGACCACGACGTTTTTCGTCCCCAGCATATCGAGAAACGACCTCGAGCGGGAGCGCTCCATGTAATCGAACGCGTCGTCGTACCGCTTAAGCTGTATAAGCGTCCAGATCATGTATTCGTAGGCGTCTATCTTCCCCTTGGCATAGGTGGTGCGGTGGGCCTCGCCCCCGATCTCTCCCCTGACCTTCTCAACTGCGTCTATCGCGATCTTGTAGTAGTCCACGGCCTTTTCGTAATCTTTCAGGTGCATATAGCTGTAGCCGAGATATGCGGCGCTGAAGCCCAAATAGTTGATGTTGTCAATCTCCGCTCCCTTCTTCAGGGCAGGCTTGAGATATTTTATCGCCTTCTTGTAGTCCTCCTTCCCGGCGTATAGCATCCCTAATATCAGGGGGTCCTTGGCGACTTCAAGGGTCGGCGCGTGCTTCTTGGTTATTCTCAAGACCTTGGAATAGTAGTACGCCATCTTTACCTTGTTTCCGGTCAGGTAGTAAGAAAAGCCTATCCCGGCAAGGGCGAATCCCTCCCCCACGGGATCCCCTGTCTCCCTGAAGATCTCCAGGGCCTGAGTGTATATCTCCCTGGCCTCGAGGGGGGTCTCAACGTTGTTTTTCAAGCTCGCGATCCCGACAAGGCAGTAGGCCTCGCCGCTCTTGTTATTTAGCTCCCTGTATAACTTCAGGGATCTTTCATAATAGGGGAGCGCGTTTTTGTAATCGGAGAGGCTGGTATACGTCCCGGCGATATCCCTTGAGATCTCGGCCTGATAAGCTTTATCGGAAAGCTCTTCGGAGATGGCAAGCGCCTCGCTGAAGCAAGACAGCGCCTTCTCGTACTGGGCCATTATATCGTATACCTTCCCGATCAGCTTCAGGCACAAGGCCTCGTCCCGCCTGTTGTGCGCCTTCCTAGAGATTTCCAATCCCTTCTCAAAACTCTCTATGGACTCCTTGTGCTTGACGCTTTCCTCTAAAAGAACGCCTGTATATATGTTGATCATGACCACAACCCGATAGTCTTCGGACTCGTCGAAAATCTCAAGGGCCCTCCTGAAGGCCGAGAGCGCATCGTCCTTTCGGCCGAGCCTCTTGTAAACGTTACCCAAATCGATCAAGGTGTCCCCCGCGCCCCTCTTGTCTACTAACTTCTCGTAGAGCTCAAGTCCCTTTTCGTAATAGACGAGGGCGCTTTCGTGATCCGAAAGGGCGGAATACGCGGCGCCTATATCCCTTAAGAGCCTGGCCTCACCGCTTTTATCGCCCAGC comes from Candidatus Zymogenus saltonus and encodes:
- a CDS encoding CHAT domain-containing protein, which codes for MKRIAPVLLALFVFIGTISAGPAAGEENKNIYFDKGNEFMGKSDYTSALENYEKALDQFKKGGDKRGMGDTLIRMGVALSAQNRLDEAVYRYREAIVSFSEVDDKSSLARVYRYLGDALQEQTKYQEAVSSFEEALKIYRELSDKGNETRCLISMGKLYNLMGKRDKGLLYFEEALVIARELGDKSGEARLLRDIGAAYSALSDHESALVYYEKGLELYEKLVDKRGAGDTLIDLGNVYKRLGRKDDALSAFRRALEIFDESEDYRVVVMINIYTGVLLEESVKHKESIESFEKGLEISRKAHNRRDEALCLKLIGKVYDIMAQYEKALSCFSEALAISEELSDKAYQAEISRDIAGTYTSLSDYKNALPYYERSLKLYRELNNKSGEAYCLVGIASLKNNVETPLEAREIYTQALEIFRETGDPVGEGFALAGIGFSYYLTGNKVKMAYYYSKVLRITKKHAPTLEVAKDPLILGMLYAGKEDYKKAIKYLKPALKKGAEIDNINYLGFSAAYLGYSYMHLKDYEKAVDYYKIAIDAVEKVRGEIGGEAHRTTYAKGKIDAYEYMIWTLIQLKRYDDAFDYMERSRSRSFLDMLGTKNVVVGGESDRELIKREENLRETLARLYDEDGDGSPDENVPEGESGEILTDKIKTRKITEVKKEYNELIDEMKVSNPELASLVSVNPMTLKEVQALIPEGTRILEFYTTTEYDLFVFSVTRSDFTVTTVKITRDEALEKVKEFKSSLNSLDLEDFKIKSKKMYDLILSDVLKDADEEKLIVIPHGPLHYLPFSALYDGKDYLIDRYTLIVDPSASVLRFIVDKRKKPEGKVLALGNPKTKYDPLPFAEREVGEINEVMADVDAYIRNGATETLGKKRFSDYRIIHLACHGKFKGESPLSSALYLTGDRENDGLLMVNELFGLNLKNASLVVLSACETGLSQIMRGDELIGLSRGFIYAGTPSLVVTLWEVADNSTALFMIELYENLKTGMDKPTALRKAQLSLKSAEKFSHPFYWAPFVIMGDWE